In Streptomyces sp. NBC_01381, the sequence AGCTGGCCGGGGCGGACGGCGCCGGTCTCGACGAGCCCGTCGACCAGGCCCGGAAGCACGTCGTCCGGCACGGTCAGGAGGACGAGGTCGGCGCGCTCCAGGACCTGGGCGGGCGGGACGAGGGGGACGTCGGGCAGCAGGACCGCGGCCCTGCGCACCGACGCGTCGGAGACACCGGACGCGGCGACCGGGCGGTGCCCGGCGAGCTGGAGCGCCGCGGCGAGCGCGGGGCCGACCCGGCCCGCTCCCACGACGCCCACCGTGAGCCTCGCGGGGCGGTCCCGCGGGTCTGGCTGATGAGGTGCGTTCACGCGATGACGCCTTCCCGTTCCAGTCCGCTCGGGGTACCGGACGATTTCTCGTCATGCTAACGCGATCGGTCCGTGGCGCGTCTTCGGCTGTCCACAGGCTGTGGGTATTCGTATGACTGGTGGCCTCGGGCAGGCCATGCTCGAAGGATGACTGCGTACGAGGCGGAAGACGAGCGCCCCCAGGAACAGCCCACGCATCAGCCCGAAGCGCTCGGGGACGGACCTGCGGAGGACTCCGCGGAGGACCCGGACGGGCGCGCCCGGCGCTCGGCGGCGGCCCGTGGCGCAGCCCGGGCCCTGAACCGCTCGCCCTTGGTCGTGCCGCTCGCCGAGCGCCTGTCGGCCCTGGCGGCCGCGGCCCACGAGGTCGTCGGCCCGGACGACCCCACCGACGTCTACGGCGACGCCGTCGTCGCCACCCTGGAGGACGAGGTCGCGCGCCTGCTCGGCAAGGAGGCGGCCGCCTTCTTCCCGACCGGCACGATGGCCCAGCAGGTCGCCCTGCGCTGCTGGGCGGGCCGCACCGGCAACGCGACGGTCGCCCTGCACCCGGTCGCGCACCCCGAGGTCCACGAAGGGGGCGCCTTCTCCGTGGTGAGCGGTCTGCGCACGGTCCACCCGACGAGGGAGCCACGGCTGCCCACGGCCGACGAAGTGCGGGACTTCGAGGAACCCTTCGGGACGCTGATGCTCGAACTGCCGCTCCGGGACGCCGGTTTCGTCCTGCCGACCTGGGAGGAGCTTGAAGCGGTCGTGGAGGCGGCCCGCGAACGCGACGCGGTCGTGCACTTCGACGGCGCCCGGCTGTGGGAGTGCACGCCGCACTTCGGCCGCCCGCTGACGGAGATCGCGGCTCTCGCGGACACGGTGTACGTGTCGTTCTACAAGTCCCTCGAAGGCCTGAGCGGCGCCGTGCTCGCCGGGCCGCGCACGCTCGTCGAGGAGGCGAGGGTCTGGCGCCACCGCTACGGAGGCCAGCTGTTCCAGCAGTTCCCGGCCGCCGTGTCCGCGCTGCTCGGCCTGAAGCACACGCTGCCCCGGCTGCCCGATTACGTGGCCCACGCGCGCGTGGTCGCCGACGCGCTGCGCGAAGGGTTCGCGGCGGCCGGGGTGCCGTGGTCGCGCGTGCACCCCGAGCGGCCGCACACCCATCAGTTCCAGGTCTGGCTGCCGTACGACTCCGAAGTCCTGACCGAGGCGTCGCTCGCCCAGGCCGAGGAGACCAAGACCCTGCTGTTCGGCCGCTGGTTCCCCGACGGCCCGCCCGGCCTCTCGGTCACGGAGGTCACCGTGACCGGGGCGGGCCTGGAGTGGACGGCCGACGACGTCAATGATGCGGTCGCGGAGTTCGTGCGGCGGCTCCCCGGCTGACGGATCCCCGGCCGAGGTGGACGGAGTGGGCGAGCCGGGCCAGGGCGGCCCGGATCCATCCGTGGGCGGGGCGTTCCTCGACGACGGCCTGGAAGCGCCCGTAGTCGCGCATCTCGCGGATGACCTGCCAGTCGTGCTGACCGGGGGCGGGTGGGGTGCGCTCGTCGTGCTGGGCGGCGCGGTAGCTGTCGAGGAGGTACTGCTGCGTGATGCTCATGATGACCTCGCCTCTCGGGGTAAATGGTACTTATCGGGCACTCGTGGGTCGACGGGAAGCAGCGTCGACACATGAAGGGCATGGAGGGTGCGGGAAGGGCAGGTCCCGGGGTGCTGTGCCCCGCTTGCTGCGTCCCGCTCACCACAGACTGCGCCCGCCGACCCCACGCCGTCGCGTCGATTGACGCCGACCGTCAATCGACGGCGGGGATGTCGGTGGCGGGGTGCACCATGGGGCCATGAGCGTGAGCATCGACATCACCGGGCTGCTCCCGGAGCGGATCCACGTCGTGCCCTCGCCCCTGGCCGAGCTCGGCATGGCGCTGCACGCGCTGGCGGAGCCGGGCCACCACCCGGGGCTCCAGGGCTGGGCGACGGCGGTGTCCGCGCGCATGGATCCATGCCTCGCGGACCGCATGTGCGACGCGGACTTCCTGTGGCGCACGACGTTCTCGGACGTCTTCGCGCCGTTCGCCGGCATCCCCGGCAGGCAGGCACTCCCGGGCGCCACGCTCGCCGAGGAGCTCGACCTCCTCGACAAGCTGACCGACGAGCAATTCGTGGACGCCGCCCTGGAGTTCACCTGCCAGTCGTCGTACGCGGAGCCGAACCGCTCCATCCTGGGCACCCCTGAGGTGCAGCAGCGCGCCCTGGAGCTGGCCGCCGCCCGAGGCCCGCACCAGGTGCGCTTCACCCGGCGGCTGCTCGACGACCCGTCCGCGGTCCGCGCCTGGTTCCGGCAGCTGGTGGAGGACTGCGACGAGGCGTTCTTCGCGGACACCTGGGAGCGCCTGCAGCACCAGCTCGCCGCCGACGCCCGGCACAAGACCGACCTGCTGCGCCGCAAGGGCCTCGCCGAGGCCCTGAAGGCGGTGTCCGGTGCGGCCTCCCTGGACGAGGAGGCCCGGCTCATCACCTTCGACAAGATCACCGAGGGGCGCACGGTCACGGGGGACGGCAGCCTCGTCCTCGTCCCGACCAGCCTCGGCTGGCCCCATCTGATGGTGCTGCACCGCTATGGCTGGCAGCCCGCGATCACGTACCCCATCAGCGGACCCGGGCTCACCGCCCCGCCCTCCGTAGAGCAGCTGACCCGCCGCATGTCCGCGCTCGCCCACCCGGCCCGGATGCGCCTGTGCCGCCACCTCGCACGCGGGGCGTACACCACGGGCGAGCTTGCGGACGCGCACGGCCTGACGGCGCCCGAGGTGTCACGCCACCTCAGCGTCCTGAAGAAGGCCGGGCTCGTCACGACACGGCGCCGCGGGCGCTATGTGCAGCACCAGCTGGACATCGGCGTGGTGTCACGCCTGGGCAGCGACTTCATCGAGGGGGTGCTCCGCTGAGCGCTCCGCTGGAAGTGCGGTGATGGATCTGCGGGCCGGTGGGGGCTGGTCGCGCAGTTCCCCGCGCCCCTTCGGGGCGCACCGAACCGCACCGGCAGCTCTCAGACCCCGCCGCCCCCCGCCCGCACCAGACCCGTCTCGTACGCGAGGACCACCACCTGCACGCGGTCCCGCAGCCCGAGCTTGGTCAGGATGCGTCCCACGTGCGTCTTGACGGTGGCCTCCGACAGGACGAGCCGCGCCGCGATCTCGCCGTTCGAAAGCCCCTGGGCGACCAGGACCATGACCTCGCGCTCGCGGTCCGTGAGCCGTTCGAGCTCCTTGTGCTGCGGCTGGCCGCCCGCGTTCGGCAGCATCGGTGCGAAACGGTCGAGCAGGCGCCGCGTGGTGGACGGCGCGACCACGGCGTCACCGCTGTGCACGGACCGGATCGCGGCGAGCAGCTCCCCCGGAGGCACGTCCTTCAGCATGAAGCCGGAAGCACCCGCCTTCAGCCCCGAGAAGGCGTACTCGTCGAGATCGAAGGTCGTCAGGATCAGCACCTTGGGTGGATTCTCGTCCTGGCAGATGCGCCGGGTCGTCTCCACGCCGTCCAGTTTCGGCATGCGTACGTCCATGAGGACCACGTCGACCTTGGTCGACCGCAGTGCCTCCAGCGCCTCGACGCCGTCGCCCGCCTCCGCGACGACCTCCATGTCCGGCTGGGCTGCGAGCACCATCCGGAACCCCGTGCGCAGCAGCGCCTGGTCGTCGACGAGCATGACGCGGATCGACATCAAGGGTGCCCCTTCGTGGATGAGTTCTGTGGATGAGTTGGTGAGTTCAGTGGCTGAGTTCAGATGAGTTCGTCAGCCTATGGCGTGGACGGTTCGGTGACAGGTGTCAGCTCGCGGGCTTCAGCGGGAGCAGCGCACTGATGCGGAAGCCGCCGCCGGGCCGCGGCCCCGCGTCCAGCGTGCCGCCGACCATGCCGACGCGCTCGCGCATGCCGATCAGGCCGTGCCCGCTGCCGTCGGCGCCGCCGTCCTCGTACAGCTCGTGCGGGGCGCCCTTGCCGTCGTCCTCGACGAGCAGCCCCAGGC encodes:
- a CDS encoding response regulator transcription factor codes for the protein MSIRVMLVDDQALLRTGFRMVLAAQPDMEVVAEAGDGVEALEALRSTKVDVVLMDVRMPKLDGVETTRRICQDENPPKVLILTTFDLDEYAFSGLKAGASGFMLKDVPPGELLAAIRSVHSGDAVVAPSTTRRLLDRFAPMLPNAGGQPQHKELERLTDREREVMVLVAQGLSNGEIAARLVLSEATVKTHVGRILTKLGLRDRVQVVVLAYETGLVRAGGGGV
- a CDS encoding DUF5937 family protein, which produces MSVSIDITGLLPERIHVVPSPLAELGMALHALAEPGHHPGLQGWATAVSARMDPCLADRMCDADFLWRTTFSDVFAPFAGIPGRQALPGATLAEELDLLDKLTDEQFVDAALEFTCQSSYAEPNRSILGTPEVQQRALELAAARGPHQVRFTRRLLDDPSAVRAWFRQLVEDCDEAFFADTWERLQHQLAADARHKTDLLRRKGLAEALKAVSGAASLDEEARLITFDKITEGRTVTGDGSLVLVPTSLGWPHLMVLHRYGWQPAITYPISGPGLTAPPSVEQLTRRMSALAHPARMRLCRHLARGAYTTGELADAHGLTAPEVSRHLSVLKKAGLVTTRRRGRYVQHQLDIGVVSRLGSDFIEGVLR
- a CDS encoding low specificity L-threonine aldolase; amino-acid sequence: MTAYEAEDERPQEQPTHQPEALGDGPAEDSAEDPDGRARRSAAARGAARALNRSPLVVPLAERLSALAAAAHEVVGPDDPTDVYGDAVVATLEDEVARLLGKEAAAFFPTGTMAQQVALRCWAGRTGNATVALHPVAHPEVHEGGAFSVVSGLRTVHPTREPRLPTADEVRDFEEPFGTLMLELPLRDAGFVLPTWEELEAVVEAARERDAVVHFDGARLWECTPHFGRPLTEIAALADTVYVSFYKSLEGLSGAVLAGPRTLVEEARVWRHRYGGQLFQQFPAAVSALLGLKHTLPRLPDYVAHARVVADALREGFAAAGVPWSRVHPERPHTHQFQVWLPYDSEVLTEASLAQAEETKTLLFGRWFPDGPPGLSVTEVTVTGAGLEWTADDVNDAVAEFVRRLPG